In Oceaniferula flava, one genomic interval encodes:
- a CDS encoding entericidin A/B family lipoprotein, translating into MKLITTIILASAGLVALTMTSCNTIAGVGKDIQRGGAALENTALSR; encoded by the coding sequence ATGAAACTTATTACCACCATCATTCTCGCCAGCGCAGGTCTCGTAGCTCTCACCATGACATCATGCAATACCATCGCAGGTGTTGGGAAAGACATTCAGCGAGGAGGCGCGGCTCTCGAAAATACCGCTCTCTCACGCTAA
- a CDS encoding OmpA family protein yields the protein MKHKTFTVVALLPVLALTSCQTTNPYTGNTQTSKATSGAIIGGLVGAGLGSLTGSGSTDRRQKAMIGAGIGALGGGLIGNYMDKQEAELRAQLQGTGVGVSRNGNDLVLNMPGDITFATNSSTVNSSFTETLNSVAIVLAKYNRTLVNVVGHTDNVGARSYNYALSEKRARSVAGALQSRGVVSQRLLVTGRGPDQPITSNSTASGRQQNRRVTIQLEPYQR from the coding sequence ATGAAACATAAAACATTCACGGTCGTCGCTCTGTTGCCAGTTTTAGCACTGACATCCTGTCAGACGACTAATCCATACACGGGAAATACGCAGACGAGCAAAGCCACATCAGGAGCCATCATCGGTGGCCTTGTTGGTGCTGGACTGGGTTCACTCACTGGGTCTGGCAGCACCGATCGCCGACAGAAGGCGATGATCGGCGCGGGTATTGGCGCTCTGGGCGGGGGACTGATCGGCAACTACATGGACAAACAGGAGGCAGAACTGCGTGCTCAGCTTCAAGGCACCGGTGTTGGTGTGTCACGCAATGGCAATGATCTGGTGCTGAACATGCCTGGTGACATCACCTTTGCCACCAATAGCTCGACGGTGAATTCCAGTTTCACTGAGACCTTGAATTCAGTGGCTATCGTGCTGGCAAAGTATAACCGGACGCTGGTGAATGTGGTCGGTCATACCGATAACGTCGGCGCTCGCAGCTATAATTACGCTTTGTCCGAAAAACGCGCCCGCTCCGTGGCTGGAGCCTTGCAGAGCCGGGGGGTAGTTTCCCAACGCCTGCTGGTGACTGGTCGTGGCCCTGACCAACCTATCACGTCGAATAGCACCGCCAGTGGTCGTCAGCAGAACCGCCGCGTGACGATTCAGTTAGAGCCATACCAACGTTAA
- a CDS encoding YqjF family protein, with protein sequence MPSSCPPTLEQRLSERGNQPAGVVMRQRWAHLLFLHWEIDADSIQRTLPAGLTVDTHEGSAFLGVVPFFMQRVRPVFCPPLPGLSWFQELNLRTYVYDRQGRPGVWFYSLDCNQWLAVKLARTLFNLPYQHARMSSLKQEGQLKYQSQRHGDEVNQLFQYPAQLTRSAVAEPGSLEFFLLERYRLFSVDRTGGVYQGQVSHTPYQYQEVTCSDFSTRLCSLAGFTEPETPPVSSLIAEPVSVNIHPLSRSD encoded by the coding sequence ATGCCATCGTCCTGTCCACCCACTCTTGAGCAGCGCCTTTCTGAGCGAGGAAATCAGCCTGCCGGAGTGGTGATGCGGCAGCGTTGGGCGCATTTGCTTTTTCTTCACTGGGAAATTGATGCCGACTCGATTCAGCGCACTCTGCCAGCAGGGTTAACGGTGGATACCCACGAGGGCTCCGCATTTCTGGGAGTGGTGCCTTTTTTTATGCAGCGTGTCCGACCTGTTTTCTGCCCACCGCTTCCCGGGCTCTCATGGTTCCAAGAACTCAACTTGCGGACTTATGTCTATGATCGGCAAGGCCGGCCAGGAGTCTGGTTTTACTCACTCGACTGCAATCAGTGGCTTGCCGTGAAGTTGGCGCGGACATTGTTTAACCTGCCCTATCAACATGCGCGCATGTCATCCCTGAAACAGGAAGGTCAGCTCAAGTATCAGTCGCAACGTCATGGGGACGAAGTGAACCAGTTGTTCCAGTATCCTGCTCAATTAACAAGATCGGCAGTTGCCGAGCCTGGTTCACTGGAATTCTTTCTTCTCGAGCGCTATCGCTTGTTTAGTGTGGATCGGACAGGTGGGGTATACCAAGGGCAGGTAAGTCATACGCCGTATCAATACCAAGAGGTGACATGCTCGGATTTCTCCACACGATTGTGTTCACTAGCAGGCTTCACCGAGCCGGAGACGCCACCAGTTTCTTCACTAATTGCCGAGCCGGTTTCCGTGAACATCCATCCGCTCTCACGCAGTGATTAA
- a CDS encoding AIM24 family protein: MENSTPPPMPPGSPAGPAQTIEEFLTNTAQRDRGHGVFELESPRMLEVNLNGKMNTKMGSMVAYLGNISFKREGMLDQGMGNLLKKAVSGEGMKISYAEGQGKLYLADSGKKIILLKLQNDAIVVNGNDVLAFESSVKHKITMMRKVAGMMAGGLFNVRFDGSGLLAITSHFEPITLRVTPDQPVVTDPNATIAWSGNLEPQLKTDISFKTLLGRGSGDSIQMKFQGDGFVVIQPYEEVYLQAGG, translated from the coding sequence ATGGAAAACAGCACCCCACCACCCATGCCTCCCGGTAGCCCTGCCGGCCCAGCTCAAACCATCGAAGAATTTCTAACCAACACCGCTCAGCGCGATCGTGGCCACGGTGTGTTTGAGTTGGAGTCACCGAGGATGTTGGAAGTGAATCTCAACGGTAAGATGAACACCAAGATGGGATCCATGGTCGCCTACCTGGGAAACATCAGCTTCAAACGTGAGGGGATGCTCGATCAAGGGATGGGCAATTTGCTGAAAAAAGCTGTTTCCGGCGAAGGCATGAAAATCAGCTACGCCGAAGGGCAGGGGAAACTTTACCTCGCGGACTCCGGTAAGAAAATCATCCTGCTAAAGCTTCAGAACGATGCGATTGTGGTCAATGGCAACGATGTGCTCGCCTTTGAATCTTCGGTGAAACACAAGATCACCATGATGCGCAAGGTGGCAGGTATGATGGCGGGTGGGCTTTTCAACGTGCGCTTCGATGGCAGCGGACTGTTAGCCATCACCAGCCACTTCGAGCCAATCACTCTGCGTGTCACACCGGACCAGCCGGTGGTGACGGATCCGAATGCGACCATTGCCTGGTCTGGAAACCTCGAACCCCAGCTGAAAACCGACATCTCATTCAAGACCTTGCTCGGTCGTGGATCGGGGGATTCCATCCAAATGAAGTTCCAAGGCGACGGCTTCGTCGTCATCCAGCCCTACGAAGAGGTTTACCTTCAAGCCGGCGGCTAA
- a CDS encoding aminopeptidase P family protein yields MQVSEKLSQLRAAMASESIDAAIVGNTDPHNNEYVAPRWRCREWLAEMKGSNGTVVVTADWAGLWTDSRYYQSAEEALEGTGIELMRMSDIGVPSIAEWLKKNCKEGETVSFNGTNTCLKQAKAWIKTLKPAGLEIRSDIDFIEPLWTDRPAAPKGELYLVGDELTGQSIESKISAVREKMADEKVDAYLLGRTDESCWLLNFRGTDILNQPTPYCHTLVTTDEVMFFIDSDKLTDEATEKFTAAGITLRDYDEVEGVLEKLSSDTRLLIVPHYLNYQLAKASEQCIQIEGRPIATDLKAVKNATEVKHLKQSLIDDGAAMVRFYVWLYKSLKAGEKVTELSASKKLEACRAEVPGYRHVSFESIMGYGPDGALNHYSVDEESDKPVSLENIFLIDSGGNYAHGTTDTTRTIPMGEPTQEQKEDYTSVLSSMIELLILQFPEGTTGAQLDGVCRLNLWKQARNFKHGTGHGVGFGLEVHEGPQNISGVNAEHMKLGMITTIEPGCYRPGKHGIRIENMVHTVVSQETDFGRFFKFENLTFCPLNVDLIEPSLLPAEHTEWLNNYNAEVFEKLSPLLSEEETEWLKHECRAI; encoded by the coding sequence ATGCAAGTTTCCGAAAAACTCTCTCAACTCAGAGCTGCCATGGCTAGCGAGTCCATTGACGCCGCCATCGTTGGTAACACTGATCCCCACAACAACGAATACGTCGCCCCACGCTGGCGCTGCCGCGAATGGCTCGCCGAAATGAAGGGATCCAACGGCACCGTGGTGGTCACCGCCGACTGGGCTGGCCTCTGGACAGACAGCCGCTACTACCAATCTGCCGAGGAAGCCTTGGAAGGCACAGGCATCGAACTCATGCGCATGAGCGATATCGGTGTTCCTAGCATTGCCGAGTGGCTTAAGAAAAACTGCAAAGAGGGGGAAACCGTCAGCTTCAACGGCACCAACACCTGCCTGAAACAAGCCAAGGCATGGATCAAGACCCTGAAACCTGCCGGGCTGGAAATCCGCAGCGACATCGACTTCATCGAGCCGCTCTGGACAGATCGCCCCGCAGCACCCAAAGGAGAACTTTACCTCGTCGGTGACGAGCTCACCGGCCAGAGCATCGAGAGCAAAATCTCAGCCGTCCGCGAAAAAATGGCCGACGAGAAAGTGGATGCCTATTTGCTCGGCCGCACCGACGAATCCTGCTGGCTGCTCAACTTCCGCGGCACCGATATCCTCAACCAGCCGACCCCATACTGCCACACCCTGGTGACCACGGACGAGGTGATGTTTTTCATCGATTCCGACAAACTGACCGACGAAGCCACGGAGAAATTCACAGCCGCCGGCATCACCCTGCGCGACTACGACGAAGTCGAGGGCGTACTTGAAAAGCTCTCCTCTGACACCCGCCTGCTGATCGTCCCTCACTACCTGAACTACCAGCTGGCCAAGGCTTCCGAGCAATGCATTCAGATCGAAGGCCGCCCGATTGCCACCGATCTCAAAGCCGTCAAGAATGCCACCGAAGTCAAGCACCTGAAGCAATCCCTGATTGATGACGGCGCTGCCATGGTGCGCTTTTATGTCTGGCTCTACAAGAGCCTGAAAGCGGGTGAAAAAGTCACCGAACTCTCTGCCAGTAAAAAACTCGAAGCCTGTCGCGCGGAAGTCCCCGGCTACCGCCACGTCAGCTTCGAATCCATCATGGGCTACGGTCCTGACGGCGCGCTGAACCACTACTCGGTGGATGAAGAAAGCGACAAGCCGGTTTCCCTCGAGAACATCTTCCTCATCGACTCCGGCGGCAACTACGCCCACGGCACCACCGATACCACCCGCACCATCCCCATGGGTGAACCTACCCAGGAGCAGAAAGAAGACTACACCAGCGTGCTCAGCAGCATGATCGAGCTCCTCATCCTGCAATTCCCGGAAGGAACCACCGGCGCGCAGTTGGACGGGGTTTGTCGTCTGAACCTGTGGAAACAAGCACGCAACTTCAAACACGGCACCGGTCACGGTGTTGGTTTCGGTCTTGAGGTGCACGAAGGACCGCAGAACATCTCCGGCGTCAATGCCGAGCACATGAAGCTCGGCATGATCACCACCATCGAACCCGGCTGCTACCGCCCTGGCAAACACGGCATCCGCATCGAGAACATGGTGCACACTGTGGTCAGCCAGGAGACTGATTTTGGCAGGTTCTTCAAATTTGAGAACCTCACCTTCTGCCCGCTCAACGTCGACCTCATCGAGCCCTCACTGCTCCCTGCCGAGCACACCGAGTGGCTTAACAACTACAATGCCGAGGTCTTCGAGAAACTCTCTCCCCTTCTGAGCGAAGAAGAGACCGAGTGGCTCAAACACGAATGCCGCGCGATCTAA
- a CDS encoding protein tyrosine phosphatase family protein — MSINRILSSSILSLAAAASMLGLSACTSHDHADPKVAELKVKNLTQPQPYIYASGQPTQEQLKELADSGVKHVVNLRPASETDWNEEEHVRSLGMSYLSIPVSGAAGLTKENAKRLDGAISAIGKDPAIIHCSSGNRVGGLIAIREATIKGKTKDEAIAEGKRWGLTRMAPAVKAKLTEMGY, encoded by the coding sequence ATGTCTATCAACCGAATCCTCAGCTCATCCATCCTCTCGCTTGCCGCAGCAGCTTCCATGCTGGGCCTCAGCGCGTGCACGAGTCACGATCACGCCGACCCCAAAGTGGCTGAACTCAAGGTCAAGAACCTGACGCAGCCGCAACCTTATATTTACGCCAGCGGTCAACCGACCCAGGAGCAGCTCAAGGAGCTTGCCGACTCCGGCGTCAAGCATGTGGTCAACCTCCGCCCTGCCAGCGAAACCGACTGGAACGAGGAGGAACATGTGCGCTCGCTCGGCATGAGCTACCTCTCGATCCCCGTCAGCGGCGCCGCAGGCCTGACCAAGGAAAATGCCAAACGTCTTGATGGAGCGATCTCCGCCATCGGCAAAGACCCAGCCATCATTCACTGCTCCAGCGGCAACCGCGTCGGTGGCTTAATCGCCATCCGTGAAGCTACCATCAAGGGAAAAACCAAGGATGAAGCCATCGCCGAAGGCAAGCGCTGGGGACTCACCAGAATGGCCCCAGCGGTAAAAGCCAAGCTCACCGAAATGGGCTATTAA
- a CDS encoding redoxin domain-containing protein — protein sequence MKISTATIAAITVSLSTQFIAAQGLQDKLDARKNAFLKRAPEGIINSQKKALRELEVSGIYARVLKVGDKAPDFTLGNPDGQQVRLATLLKQGPVVLTWYRGGWCPYCNIALAELSEKNDSFKKLGATLVALTPELPDATAGSVKDHGLNFEVLSDLNHAVAEQYGLVFTLNKDTRKRYQEKFKLEERSGKEAAKKLPLPATYVIDTDGTITYAFIDADYRRRAEPARIVDALKAIKDGPSAKHLLLQFWENTWNPPYDLDLIDRNMSEDFVLTSAGKDIQGRDAFKAWVKASLEKANGLRIENLDSFENADGSRVVSRWITRANTGAVPDSDQASHQPFEFTGIALWAFEDGKLTHNWVERSASKVSE from the coding sequence ATGAAAATCAGCACAGCGACCATCGCGGCGATCACCGTTAGCTTATCCACCCAGTTCATTGCTGCGCAAGGGCTGCAAGACAAGCTGGATGCCCGCAAGAATGCCTTTCTGAAACGAGCACCCGAGGGCATCATCAACAGCCAGAAGAAGGCACTGCGCGAGCTTGAGGTATCTGGGATCTACGCGCGTGTGCTCAAGGTGGGCGACAAAGCCCCGGACTTCACTCTGGGCAATCCCGATGGCCAACAAGTGCGCCTTGCCACCCTGCTCAAACAAGGTCCGGTGGTGCTGACATGGTATCGTGGCGGCTGGTGCCCCTACTGCAACATCGCCCTCGCTGAGCTGAGTGAGAAAAATGACTCCTTCAAAAAATTAGGAGCCACCCTTGTGGCCCTCACCCCCGAACTGCCGGATGCTACGGCTGGGTCGGTGAAAGATCATGGGCTGAACTTTGAGGTGCTGTCCGATCTGAACCACGCCGTCGCCGAGCAATACGGTCTCGTGTTTACTCTCAACAAAGACACCCGCAAACGCTATCAGGAAAAGTTCAAGTTAGAGGAACGCAGCGGTAAGGAGGCGGCGAAAAAACTTCCACTGCCCGCGACCTATGTCATCGATACCGATGGCACGATCACCTACGCCTTCATCGATGCCGACTACCGACGTCGCGCCGAACCGGCAAGGATCGTCGACGCCCTGAAAGCCATCAAAGACGGCCCAAGCGCCAAGCATCTGCTGCTGCAGTTCTGGGAAAACACCTGGAACCCGCCCTACGATCTGGATCTCATCGATCGGAATATGTCCGAGGACTTTGTCCTCACCAGCGCCGGCAAGGACATCCAAGGTCGTGACGCTTTCAAAGCCTGGGTGAAGGCCTCGTTAGAAAAAGCCAATGGCCTGAGAATCGAGAACCTCGACAGCTTTGAAAATGCCGATGGCTCACGTGTGGTAAGTCGCTGGATTACCCGCGCCAATACCGGGGCGGTGCCAGATTCAGATCAAGCCAGCCACCAGCCCTTCGAGTTCACCGGCATTGCGCTGTGGGCGTTCGAAGATGGCAAGCTAACCCACAACTGGGTGGAACGGTCTGCAAGTAAGGTGAGCGAGTAA
- a CDS encoding DEAD/DEAH box helicase has translation MQLTPPSGTFTSDDVLNQFLDYLIDSGVEMYDHQEEAVLELFAGSNVILNTPTGSGKSLVALALHYQSLCAGKTSYYTVPIKALANEKFLSLCATFGPDKVGMITGDATVNPDAPIICCTAEIVSNLALREGSEAKVDDVIMDEFHYYSDHERGVAWQLPLLTLPQSRFLLMSATIGDTAFFQKEITTLTKKETVLVQSDQRPVPLEFVYSEIPLTEQVTELVEKNKAPVYLVHFAQRACAESAQALLSSNFCSKEEKHQIAEALQEANFRSPYGKEVSKLLRHGIGIHHAGLLPKYRLLVEKLTQQGLLKVVCGTDTLGVGVNVPIRSVLFTQLCKYDGTGTKILSVRDFKQIAGRAGRRGFDDIGYVVAQAPAHVIENIRLEAKAAASAKKKKVVKKKPPEKGFVSWSKETFAKLQTADPEPLVSSFKLRHNLMLNVLSRTNEDGCRELKRLIEASHETEASKKKIRRHARSMFMALVRGKVLTITPPAERGEGENVPKVKLHVDLQDDFTMNQALGLYLIETIPLLDAEAPDYALNVLSLIEAILENPVAVLRAQVNEIKSELINELKAEGMDYDQRMDKLDEVTHPMPGKDFIYDTFNEFNVKHPWIESENIRPKSIAREMFVDYMSFEDYIRKYKLERSEAILLRHLSEGYKVLSQTVPPALKTEELLEAERYLKEHLTSVDSSLIDEWETMKDPDYVRPEDREVAPERERPITQDKKKFARLLHHQIFTAVKYLSADNIAGFMDVFEPSDEWTAARIDEQLDAYYDGRQLIRLDPEARNQKHTHTETLDDTRQLRINQTLCDPDERNDWSLTLLVDLQKSDEKKEPVIHLENLGPVV, from the coding sequence ATGCAGCTCACCCCACCTTCCGGCACCTTCACCTCCGATGACGTGCTCAATCAATTTTTGGACTATCTGATCGATTCGGGGGTCGAGATGTATGACCACCAGGAGGAGGCTGTGCTGGAGCTTTTTGCCGGCAGCAATGTGATTCTCAACACGCCCACCGGCTCAGGAAAGTCGCTGGTCGCCCTGGCGCTGCACTACCAATCGCTCTGCGCCGGAAAAACTTCCTACTACACGGTGCCGATCAAAGCGCTGGCGAACGAGAAGTTTCTATCACTCTGCGCCACCTTCGGCCCGGACAAGGTGGGCATGATCACCGGCGATGCCACGGTGAACCCAGATGCGCCAATCATCTGCTGCACCGCGGAAATCGTTTCCAACCTCGCCCTGCGCGAGGGCTCGGAGGCGAAGGTGGACGATGTTATCATGGACGAGTTTCACTACTACTCGGACCACGAGCGCGGAGTCGCCTGGCAGTTGCCGCTGCTGACCCTACCGCAGTCGCGCTTCCTGCTGATGTCCGCCACCATCGGGGACACCGCATTTTTCCAGAAGGAAATCACCACCCTGACGAAAAAGGAAACCGTCTTGGTGCAGTCGGACCAACGCCCGGTGCCGCTGGAGTTTGTTTACTCAGAGATCCCCCTCACCGAGCAGGTCACCGAGCTGGTGGAGAAGAACAAAGCACCAGTTTACCTCGTGCACTTCGCCCAGCGCGCCTGTGCCGAGTCCGCCCAGGCACTGCTCTCTAGCAACTTCTGCAGCAAGGAGGAAAAACACCAGATCGCCGAGGCCCTGCAGGAGGCGAACTTCCGCTCCCCCTACGGCAAGGAGGTGAGCAAACTTCTCCGCCACGGCATCGGCATCCACCACGCCGGCCTGCTACCGAAGTATCGCTTGTTAGTGGAAAAGCTGACCCAGCAAGGTCTGCTGAAAGTGGTCTGCGGCACCGATACCTTGGGCGTGGGAGTCAACGTGCCGATCCGATCCGTGCTGTTCACCCAGCTGTGCAAATACGATGGCACTGGCACGAAAATTCTCTCCGTCCGCGATTTCAAACAGATCGCCGGTCGGGCCGGTCGGCGTGGTTTTGACGACATCGGTTACGTCGTCGCCCAGGCACCCGCACACGTCATCGAAAACATCCGCCTGGAAGCCAAGGCGGCCGCGTCGGCGAAAAAGAAGAAGGTGGTGAAAAAGAAACCACCGGAAAAAGGCTTCGTCTCATGGAGCAAGGAGACCTTCGCCAAACTGCAGACCGCCGACCCGGAACCGCTGGTCTCCAGTTTCAAACTCCGCCACAACTTGATGCTCAACGTGCTCAGCAGGACCAACGAAGACGGCTGCCGCGAGCTTAAGCGATTGATCGAGGCCAGTCACGAGACTGAGGCCTCGAAGAAAAAAATCCGTCGTCACGCCCGCTCCATGTTCATGGCGCTGGTGCGCGGCAAGGTGCTCACCATCACGCCGCCAGCCGAGCGTGGGGAAGGGGAGAATGTGCCGAAGGTGAAACTGCACGTCGATCTGCAAGACGACTTCACCATGAACCAGGCGCTGGGCCTGTATCTCATCGAAACCATTCCGTTGTTGGATGCCGAAGCCCCCGATTACGCCCTCAACGTGCTCTCACTCATCGAAGCCATTTTGGAAAACCCAGTGGCCGTTCTCCGCGCCCAGGTGAATGAAATCAAGAGCGAGCTGATCAATGAGCTTAAGGCCGAAGGCATGGACTACGACCAGCGCATGGACAAGCTGGACGAGGTCACCCACCCCATGCCAGGCAAGGATTTCATCTACGACACCTTCAATGAGTTCAATGTGAAACACCCGTGGATCGAGTCGGAAAACATCCGGCCAAAATCGATCGCGCGCGAGATGTTTGTCGATTACATGTCGTTTGAGGACTACATTCGCAAATACAAGTTAGAGCGCTCCGAAGCCATCCTCCTGCGCCACCTCAGCGAGGGCTACAAAGTCCTCAGCCAGACGGTTCCGCCCGCTTTGAAGACAGAGGAACTGCTCGAGGCCGAACGCTACCTGAAAGAACACCTCACCAGCGTCGACTCCAGCCTGATCGACGAGTGGGAAACGATGAAAGACCCCGACTACGTGCGCCCGGAAGACCGCGAGGTGGCGCCCGAAAGAGAACGTCCGATCACTCAGGACAAAAAGAAATTTGCCCGCCTCCTGCACCACCAAATTTTCACCGCCGTGAAATACCTCTCCGCCGATAACATCGCCGGGTTCATGGACGTTTTCGAACCCAGCGACGAGTGGACCGCTGCCCGCATCGATGAACAGTTAGACGCCTACTACGATGGTCGACAACTCATCCGTCTCGACCCGGAGGCCCGCAACCAAAAGCACACCCACACCGAAACTCTCGACGATACCCGCCAGCTGAGAATCAACCAAACCCTCTGCGACCCGGACGAACGCAACGACTGGTCGCTGACCCTGCTTGTGGACTTGCAGAAGTCCGATGAGAAAAAGGAACCCGTCATCCATCTGGAAAATTTGGGCCCGGTGGTGTGA